The region CCTTGGTGGTGCAGTTGGTTTTACAATTAGCAAGTCAAAAATTCCAGGCTTGAGAGAATTTCTCCTTAAGGTCAGTCCATCTCAAAACCCTTCAAACGCTCTTTTGAGGGAATTTTGGGAGATGGCATTTGGATGCCGTATCTTTCCTACAATCAGCTCTAAAACTGAGCATGAGAAGTTTTGTAATGGGTCTGAGAATCTGAGTAATGTGAGTAATGAGTTTACAGATGTATCTGAGCTAAGGATTTCAAATAATGTATATAAGGCAATTTATGCTATAGCTAATGCTTTGCATAACACATTGGCTTGCAAAACTTCAAACAGTGCACCTGAAACCATAACTTGTGGAACCAAAGATTTAATAGTTTCCAGCCAAGTAAGtaaatctttcattttatttattattattattattattattattattatttaatatctaacacattttAACAGTGTTTTGAAATGGTCACAGGTAATGCATTCCCTTCAAAATGTTAATTTCACAATGACCTCCGGTGAGATGATATACTTTGACAAAAATGGAGACCCTATGGCAAGATATGAACTAATAAACTGGCAGAAAAATGGAGCAGGGGAAACAACTTTTATTACTGTAGGACACTATGATGCCTCACTACCCAATGAACAGCAGTTTGTCATGAATTCTATCAATATAGTTTGGGCAGGAGACAGTCACACGGTATGTACAACATAAAACCATTATACTGATTACTTAAGTTAgtgacaaacaataaaaaataagtgCAACAAAGTAAGAATGTGTAAATATGGCAGAAACCGAGTTCAGTGTGTAGTGAGAGCTGCCAGCCAGGTTTCAGACAAGCTGTGATCAAAGGGAGACCAGTATGCTGCTTTGAATGTTTGCGGTGCACTTCTGGAGAAATCAGCAGTACTACTGGTGAGAAGACCAGCATTTTGATACATAAAGATACATacacatttgaagtggatcaaaacctttaatCAAAGctgtcctaaaacctaaaaccaaaatatGTTCTTGTCTCAGGACAAATTTGATAGACTTTTTTGATCCTCTTCATATGTTGattactcatatatatatatataaataatatacagtatataatatatgcagtatataatatatatgcttGTTTGCTTTCAtctaattaacaaaaataaataaatacaatgtgtGTATAAGAATATTATGCTCTATTTGTCTTTTTTAGATTCTGCTGAATGCATCAAATGTCCTTTAGAGCACTGGTCAAATGAAAACCACAGTATGTGTGTTCTCAAAAAAGTGGAGTTCCTTTCATTTGAGGAAAACATGGGAATACTTTTGACTGCATTCTCATTAACTGGGGTGTCTTTAACAATTGCAGTTGCACTGATGTTTTACCACTTCATAGACACTCCTCTTGTGAAGGCTAGCAATACAGAGCTGAGCTTCCTACTCcttttctcactctctctgtgttTTCTCTGTTCACTCACTTTTATTGGTCAGCCTACTGACTGGTCCTGTATGTTGCGCCACACAACATTTGGGATCACTTTCGCCCTTTGTATGTCTTGTGTTCTGGCAAGGACAATAGCAGTGGTAATGGCCTTCAAGGCCACTGTGCCCGGTACAAGTGTTCCTCAGTGTACATTGCCCTTACAAAGAGTTAGTGTTTTCTGTTGCACTTTTTTCCAGGTAATAATATGTACTCTGTGGCTGGTATTAGCCCCTCCAATCCCATATAAAAATATTACCCATTCATTAGATACAATAATACTTGAATGTGATCTAGGATCAGCTATAGGGTTCTGGGCTGTGCTTGGTTATATCGGTTTGCTGTCTGTTCTATGTTTCATTTTGGCTTTTCTAGCTCGAAAGCTGCCTGATAACTTTAATGAAGCGAAATTCATCACGTTCAGTCTGCTAATATTCTGTGCTGTTTGGATCACCTTTATCCCAGCTTATGTCAGTTCTCCCGGAAAATTTACTGTAGCTGTGGAGATATTTGCCATCTTAGCCTCTAGTTTTGGCTTGTTATTCTGTATATTTACACCAAAATGCTACATTATCTTACTTAAGCCAGAGCAAAACACAAGGAAACATATCATAGGCAAAAAccataataaatcataataaacttTCACTGCCACTTTTAAAGTAGTTTACCTTAGGACCATGCAAGGaccatgaataaataatgtatttaaacatataaataaattaattaacttcCAAGAATTCATTCACAAACGAAAGACCCATCCCAtagtattatgtaaatacataaacatgGAATCCCTTATTTTCCTTATTTATTATAACACCTTTATTAATTCTAATGAATTCTTAATTAATtctaaaatttataaatataaacatgttgTACTTTATCtctgattaaaaaatatacttCAAAACTACAGCTTTTGTGCTTttctgtgtttattattattattagagttaGGCCTATACCTTTAGTAGACAGTATACATTAGGAGACAAGATTTTAACCAATGACTATTTTAGTAAGtaatcaagtaaataaaaaaaccaCAGTCAAACACAAATACACTATGTACTGTTTATCACTAATAATCCCTATTGTTGTAATGTTTAAATCTACGAAACATAAGCATTggaatttacaataaaaacatgtattatatTGTTTACTTTACCAAATAGTCTCATAAACTGTCACAAAAGCTAAACAGAAATTCTGAACAAATATTCCCTGCATGGTGTCCTCAAAATTGAtatatgtaaacatactgtatGTGAAGCGTGTGTAAGGCTGGGGAAGGAATTCAGGCAAAAATGCCACTAAATTGgacaaaaatgcaaacatttcagtgtatatatacagctgattatataaatatatctatctatctatctgtaacgaattaaaactccataatcatcgggaagaaggaggcgggaaccggcggacaatcaaataagatttaataatgacaaaataaagacaaaacacaaataaaaaccaaatacaaaataaagtccaggcctggtcctctctcgtctttcactgtcgtcgctccagttttatatccttccatctactccgtgggactcgagaccagtgggtcgagcaggtgtcgctcatctccaaccactccaccggcctcgccccgttcccacgtctctcggccccgccccactcgtcacactatcTATAccctcatattccagattttcaaaaagttgtatcCCGGCCAAAtaatgtcctatcctaacaaaccatatatcaatggaaagatgatcagctttcagataatgtataaatctccattttcaaaaatgtacacttaaggctggatttgtggtccaggatcaaatattttattttaaaagaacatGCTGCATTCCAGCATAAGAACCATATTCCATCATTGAAAGATGGTGGTGATGGTCTCATGGTTTGGGGCTGTTTTGCTGCATCTGGGCCAGGACGACTTGCCATAATTTTTGAAACAATGAATTCTGATTTATACCAGCAAATTATAAAAGGAAAATGTGAGGACATCTGTCCGTGAACCGAGTCTAAAGAGAAAGTGGATCATGCCAGTGACACCAAGCACAGAAGTCATTTTACCAAAGAATTTactttgtttcttttaaaaaataactaagtTAATGTTTTGGAATGGTCAAGTGAAAGTCTGGACCTCAATCCAATTGAAATGTGGTGGAAGGACCTGAAGCAAGCAGTTCATAGGAGAAAACTCACAGAATTAAAATGGTTTAAAGCCTCAGTACCGGAGAAATCTCTTATTGTgttatagtcaagtcaagtcacctttatttatatagcgctttaaacaaaatacatcaaaatacattcaaagcaactgaacaacattcattaggaaaacagtgtgtcaataatgttaTAGTCCTTTACATGCACTGCAATCTCAAAACTCTAGatgtagattaaagacccatattTTAATACTAGCATAcacaaaaatcacatttatattattcaaatatgtTAAAGGATCGTTAgcctgcattaattaggtcaactgGAACCagcaacacttcccataacacccgatgtactcgCTACATTgaaagaagaatggcatctactgtATGTTAATATTAGTCCATTCATTCATATCCCAAGGTTACAGTAGCCACCCTGattcagtctgtatccagatcagctGGTGGATCAGAACCAAGagatgacctctacagccctgaatgtcagcggagaccagggctgagtttcccaaaagctttgtaagcctaagaattttcttaaaaacgatcgtacgactgatcttaaagggttagttcacccagatagcaaaatggTGTAATTAATaacaagctggcggttatcaagcctcttattaagaaaccaaaactagatcctagtgtactggcaaattataggcctatttcaaatcttccatttatgtctaaaattttagaaaaggttgtgtctgctcaattgagcaccttcctgcataaaaatgatctgtatgaagaatttcagtcaggttttaggccccaccatagcacagaaactgcacttgttaaaattacaaatgacctgcttcttgcgtcagatcaaggctgcatctcatttctagtcttacttgatcttagtgctgcgttcgacaccatagatcatgacatactcatagatcgattacaaaactatacaggtattcaagggcaggctctaagatggtttagatcctacctgtccgatcgctaccattttgtttacttaaatggggtgtcatctcatttatcatcagtaaaatattgagtgccacaaggatccgtcctaggtccccttctattttcaatatacatgttgccccttggtaatattattagaaaatacggaattagcttccactgttatgctgatgatactcagctatatatttcaacgagaccagatgaaacttcccaattatctaagctaacagagtgtgttaaaaatgtaaaagattggatgacagataattttctccaattaaattcggataagacagagatattaattattggaccaaaaaacaccacacagaatcttgtagattacaatctgcaactagacggatgtactgttacttcctctacagtcagaaatctgggtgttatattagacagcaatttgtcttttgaaaatcatatttccaatgttacaaaaaaccgcattcttccatcttagaaacattgccaagctacgaaacatgttatctgtttctgatgcagaaaagctagttcatgctttcatgacctctagactggactattgtaatggacttctaggtggttgtcctgctttgtcaataaacaagctacaggtagtccaaaatgcagcagctagagtccttaccaggtcaagaaaatatgatcatattaccccaattttacagtctctgcactggctacctattaagttccgtatctgttacaaattatcattacttacctataaggccctaaatggtttagctcctgcgtacctaactagccttctaccacgctacaacccatcacgcaccctaaggtcacaaaacgctggacttttggtagttcctaggatagcaaagtccactaaaggaggtagagctttttcacatttggctcccaaactctggaatagccttcctgataatgttcggggttcagacacactctctctgtttaaatctagattaaaaacgcatctctttcgccaagcattcgaataatgtatctcttaaattgtgagtgtagttgaatctgcatttttattctttagcttgggttaaactaattttactttgttggatcagcagctatgctaatgatgtctctattttgtttctatgttttgccacgggatttacatcccgtggtaactaggatttacacaagctccagtctggatccagaacacctgagaagagatgatgctgaccctcagaggac is a window of Carassius carassius chromosome 23, fCarCar2.1, whole genome shotgun sequence DNA encoding:
- the LOC132101156 gene encoding extracellular calcium-sensing receptor → MPSFREKPHRLMCTSLNLREFRFAQTMIFAIEEINSKPSLLPNISIGYQIFDSCGSTLASMRSSVALINGQELTADHICSGKTAVKAIIGESESSSTIVLSRITGPFRIPVISHFATCACLSNRKQFPSFFRTIPSDFYQSRALAQLVKHFGWTWVGAVRSDNDYGNNGMATFVEVAEREGVCIEYSEAISRTNSKEKIAKVVEVIKKGTAKVLVAFLAQGEMDVLLEEIIRQNVTGLQWVGSESWITARYLATRIVSKVLGGAVGFTISKSKIPGLREFLLKVSPSQNPSNALLREFWEMAFGCRIFPTISSKTEHEKFCNGSENLSNVSNEFTDVSELRISNNVYKAIYAIANALHNTLACKTSNSAPETITCGTKEVMHSLQNVNFTMTSGEMIYFDKNGDPMARYELINWQKNGAGETTFITVGHYDASLPNEQQFVMNSINIVWAGDSHTKPSSVCSESCQPGFRQAVIKGRPVCCFECLRCTSGEISSTTDSAECIKCPLEHWSNENHSMCVLKKVEFLSFEENMGILLTAFSLTGVSLTIAVALMFYHFIDTPLVKASNTELSFLLLFSLSLCFLCSLTFIGQPTDWSCMLRHTTFGITFALCMSCVLARTIAVVMAFKATVPGTSVPQCTLPLQRVSVFCCTFFQVIICTLWLVLAPPIPYKNITHSLDTIILECDLGSAIGFWAVLGYIGLLSVLCFILAFLARKLPDNFNEAKFITFSLLIFCAVWITFIPAYVSSPGKFTVAVEIFAILASSFGLLFCIFTPKCYIILLKPEQNTRKHIIGKNHNKS